Proteins co-encoded in one Gracilimonas sp. genomic window:
- the accB gene encoding acetyl-CoA carboxylase biotin carboxyl carrier protein gives MDLKLIKNILDMIAESDVNEVSLEEGDFKIKVKKQGEVQQVTYSQPAAAPQAPAQPAAPAQPSTTPAQGESDDSAPQAEGDTVTSPIVGTFYESPSPDSDPFVKVGDKVSKGDTLCIVEAMKIMNEIEAEFGGTVKQILVDDAQPVEYEQPLFIIKKD, from the coding sequence AAAACATTTTAGACATGATCGCCGAGAGTGATGTTAACGAAGTATCTCTCGAAGAAGGCGATTTCAAAATTAAAGTTAAGAAACAGGGTGAAGTTCAACAGGTTACCTATTCACAACCTGCCGCAGCGCCTCAAGCACCGGCTCAGCCTGCTGCTCCCGCACAACCGTCAACAACTCCTGCTCAGGGAGAATCGGATGACTCAGCCCCACAGGCTGAAGGTGATACCGTAACTTCCCCTATTGTTGGTACTTTTTATGAATCTCCATCACCCGACTCTGATCCTTTTGTGAAAGTTGGAGATAAAGTTTCTAAAGGCGACACGCTTTGTATTGTGGAAGCCATGAAGATCATGAATGAAATTGAAGCTGAATTCGGCGGAACGGTTAAGCAAATCCTGGTGGATGATGCTCAGCCCGTTGAATACGAACAACCACTTTTCATTATTAAAAAAGACTAA
- the accC gene encoding acetyl-CoA carboxylase biotin carboxylase subunit: MFKKILIANRGEIALRIIRTCQEMGIKTVAVYSTADADSLHVKFADEAVCIGPAAGKESYLKIPSILAAAEITNAEAIHPGYGFLAENAEFSRICGEHDIKFIGPSPEAIGKMGDKSVAKATMIANNVPVVPGSDGEVDSYEDAKKVCDEIGFPVIIKASAGGGGRGMRMVMEASELEKNYKMCRNEAETAFNNPAVYIERFVTNPHHVEIQVLSDQHGNHTHLGERDCSLQRRHQKVLEESPSPLMTEELRKRMGDAATNAAKAVNYEGAGTVEFLVDDDHNFYFMEMNTRIQVEHPVTEEVTGIDLIEEQIKVAAGEKLKPFTLEFNNHAIECRINAEDPEHNFRPSAGEITVFHPPGGHGVRLDTHAYSGYRIPPHYDSMIAKLIVSAPTRVDAIKKMKRALKEFIIEGIKTTIPYHIQLMDDENFIKGKFDTKYLEREFKYTPKED, encoded by the coding sequence ATGTTTAAAAAAATTCTGATTGCCAACCGAGGAGAAATTGCACTGCGAATTATTCGTACCTGCCAGGAAATGGGCATCAAAACTGTAGCCGTGTATTCTACAGCTGATGCTGACAGCCTTCATGTTAAATTCGCTGATGAAGCGGTTTGCATTGGTCCTGCTGCCGGTAAGGAAAGCTACCTTAAAATTCCAAGCATCTTAGCAGCTGCCGAAATTACAAATGCGGAAGCTATTCACCCCGGTTACGGTTTTTTGGCTGAGAATGCTGAATTCTCCCGTATTTGCGGAGAGCATGACATTAAATTTATCGGTCCATCACCTGAAGCTATTGGTAAAATGGGTGATAAATCCGTAGCCAAGGCTACCATGATTGCCAACAACGTACCTGTTGTGCCGGGAAGTGACGGTGAAGTGGATAGCTACGAAGATGCCAAGAAAGTTTGTGATGAAATCGGGTTCCCCGTTATCATTAAAGCATCGGCTGGCGGCGGAGGCCGTGGTATGCGTATGGTAATGGAAGCCTCTGAACTTGAAAAAAATTACAAAATGTGCCGTAATGAGGCTGAAACCGCCTTTAATAACCCGGCCGTTTATATTGAGCGTTTTGTAACCAACCCTCACCATGTAGAGATTCAGGTTTTATCTGATCAACATGGCAATCACACCCACTTAGGTGAACGAGATTGTTCGTTACAACGTCGCCACCAAAAAGTACTGGAGGAGTCTCCTTCTCCACTAATGACGGAAGAACTTCGTAAGAGAATGGGCGATGCGGCTACAAATGCTGCCAAAGCTGTGAATTATGAAGGTGCCGGAACAGTAGAGTTTTTGGTTGATGACGACCACAACTTCTACTTCATGGAGATGAACACCCGCATCCAGGTAGAGCACCCCGTTACCGAAGAAGTTACCGGTATCGATTTGATTGAAGAGCAGATTAAAGTAGCGGCCGGCGAAAAGCTGAAGCCTTTCACGCTGGAGTTCAATAATCATGCGATTGAATGCCGTATTAATGCGGAAGATCCGGAACATAATTTCCGTCCTTCTGCTGGTGAAATTACCGTATTCCACCCTCCCGGTGGACATGGAGTTCGCTTAGATACGCATGCTTATTCAGGCTATCGAATTCCACCTCATTATGATTCTATGATCGCTAAGCTGATTGTTAGCGCACCAACCCGAGTGGATGCCATCAAGAAAATGAAGCGTGCTCTTAAGGAATTCATCATTGAAGGAATTAAGACCACTATTCCCTACCACATTCAGCTTATGGATGATGAAAACTTCATTAAAGGGAAGTTTGATACCAAGTACCTGGAAAGAGAATTTAAATATACACCCAAAGAAGACTGA
- the gcvH gene encoding glycine cleavage system protein GcvH: MSIPAELKYTREHEWIKDNGDGTATIGITDFAQGELGDIVFVELEPEGSEFSKDDTFGTVEAVKTVSDLYAPLDGEIVELNEKLEDEPELVNDDPYGDGWMVKIKIDDDSQMDDLLSAEEYEEVIA, encoded by the coding sequence ATGAGCATACCAGCTGAACTGAAATACACCCGCGAACATGAGTGGATTAAAGATAACGGCGACGGAACGGCCACCATTGGTATTACCGATTTTGCTCAGGGTGAATTAGGCGATATTGTTTTTGTGGAACTGGAACCTGAAGGCTCAGAATTCTCTAAAGATGATACTTTTGGAACCGTTGAAGCTGTAAAAACCGTATCAGATCTTTATGCTCCTCTCGATGGGGAAATCGTTGAGCTGAATGAGAAGCTTGAAGATGAACCTGAGTTGGTTAATGATGATCCTTATGGCGACGGATGGATGGTTAAAATCAAAATTGATGATGACTCTCAGATGGACGACCTGCTCTCAGCTGAAGAATACGAAGAAGTCATAGCCTGA